The sequence CTGGCCAGGAATACCGCCTCTCAGGTTCTCAGTGAACTTGAAGTAGATCTTCTGGAATTGCAAAAAGAGCTGGCAAGCGCAACTGAGAAGGTCGCATCGAAACAGAAAAAGGTTGTCGAGCAGCGCATGAAACTGCACGAAGCCCAGACAAAACTCGGTCTGTAATTCAGGCGCCTTTGCCACCAAAACCGCGGGATCCGAACTGAAGCGGATAACGCCGTCCGGACGACGGGCGGCGAGCCTGTTTCCGAATTGGCGTCCCGCAAAACTCGTTGGAGGTTAAAATGAAAATTCGCACTTTATTGATGGTAATTGTCTTATTTGCAATTGCCGCTTTTGTAGCACTCAACTGGAGCGCAATCACAATGTCGACAACTATTTCACTGGGGGTTGCCACTATTCAGGCGCCTCTCGGGTTCCTGATGCTGGCATTGCTGGTCCTGTTCACGGTATTGTTCCTCGTGTTCGTTATCTATTCAAAGACATCTGGATTCTTCAAGGAACGTCATCATTCGCGGGAGATGCAGGCGACTCAAGAACTTGCTGACAATGCCGAAACTTCGCGCTTCACGGAATTACGAAAACTTCTGAACTCAGAGCTCAAGAAACAGGCAGACCTTTACTCTGAAACAACAGCGACAGTGCTGGCCAAGCTGGAGCAGCTTGACAGCGATCTCCGATCTGCAATTAAGGCATAGCGGAACTCGCTTACAGCAGACGTAAATATTGGATATTCAAAAAATAGGAAGGTTTATTATGAACCAAAAAGAAGCATATGAACAGAAACTGCAGACACAGCTTGACGAATTTAGCGCAGAGATCGACAGACTGAAAACAAGAGCAGACAAAGCCGAAGAACCCTGGCATCACAAACAGATCGAAGTGTTGCAGGAGAAGCACAAAATGGCAAAAGAAAAACTAAATGAGCTCAAGGAATCCAGCGATGATGCCTGGGAAGATATGAAGGAAGGCATTTCTTCTGCATGGGATTCAGTAAGTGTGGCCCTTAAATCGGCCGCGAAAAGGTTTTAGTTATCCACGGAGTGTGTTTTAAATGTAATGCAACCTGATGAAGATAGCATTTAATCAAGGAAGATCTGAAGAGTTATTTGAGCACAAAAAACCTTATTACATCATTACAACTTAAATAGCTTGATAAAACAAATGTTTAATGGAAAAGGATACCAAAAATGAATAAAATAATGGTAATAATGACAGTCCTGGCTATTCTTATGATCAGCTCGGCATTTGCCGGCGATGAGAAAGTCAAGGCTCTCATGTTTCATGAAGCTGATAGTATAATTGCAGTTTCAAATGAAGTTCAAGCCGATCTTTTAGCGCCCAAAAGTACTAAGAAAGCTATGGAGCTGTATTCTGAAGCTTCATCCGATTACGACAAAGGTAAAGATATTAAAGGTATCAAGGAGAAGCTCAAAGAATCGATGAAATACTTTGGAAGATCAATAGATGCCGTTGATATGGCCAATGTAACTTTCAAGAATGTTCTAACTTTGCGGACAAATGCGCTAAGTTCTGAATCGCAGAAAAACGCCGGTGAATTATGGCAAAAAGCAGAAAAGAAATTCAAGGAAGCCGCAATTAAGTTGGAAGAAGGAGATGTCAACGACGCACAAAAAAAGGCTGCCGAGGCAGGTGACATTTATCGCCAGGCGGAGCTTGTGGCCATTAAAACCAACTATCTGGACAACACACGCAGTCTGCTAACGAAGGCTGAAGACAGCGATGTTAAAGATAAGGCTCCCGTGACTTTGAAAAAGGCAAAGGATTTAATGTCGCGGGCCGAAACCAGCTTGAACAAAGACCGCTATGATACCGATGAACCCAGAGGTCTGGCTTTGGGGGCACAGTACGAGGCAAAGCACGCTCTCTATTTGAATAAAACGATTAGACAAATAGAAAAGGACGACAAGAAACTTGAGGATTTATATTTGTCTTTTGAAGATTATTTAAGACAGATAGCACTCAACTTGGATCTATCCGTTGAGTTTGACGAAGGCTTTGCAAATCCGACAAATCTGATTATCGCGCAAACCAAATCTCTGCAAGACAGCGCGCTTATTATCGAGCAAACTCTGGCCGATCGGGATATGGATATGCTGACAATGACTGCCAGGATCACCGAGCTGGAAGATCAGTTGGGAGACGCGGGCAAAGAAAGGACCACCTTGACCGACCAGCTTGAGCAGCGATCAAAGATACGGGATATGTTTCTCGATATCGAAAGACGTTTTCAGCCGGAACAGGCAATCGTTCTCCGGCATGGTGACGATATCCTGATTCGACTGGTAGGATTGAACTTTGCTTCAGGGAAATCCGAGATTGAACCAAAGAACTTCGCCCTGTTGACTATCGTAAGAGATGCGATCAACATATTTCCTGATTACGCCCTACATATTCAGGGTTACACTGATTCCTATGGCGGTGATATCACAAATCTTGAATTGTCGCAAAACCGGGCCGACGCGATCCGCGACTATCTGCTCGCCAATATGACGAGTGTCAATTCAGGCGATATCGATGCCGTTGGCTATGGCGAGACTTTGCCTATTGCCAACAATGAGACGCCCGAAGGACGTGCAAAGAACCGACGAGTTGATTTGGTAATCGAACCCATATTTTAGATTGCTCATGTTTCAAGCACCATTATATCAAGAGATATAGAGCTGATTTAAAAGAAACCGATCATTATGACACAATTGAACAATTAAAAGTATCTAAAAAAAGGTGAAAAGCATGTTAAGAAATATTAGTCTGTTATTAATTTTACCGCTGACGCTCATCTTAATGTCATGTGGCGCCACTGGTGATGCCGATAAAGGAGCAGGAGTACCGGCAGTTCAAGCGGCCGCTACTTTTGTTACAATGCCCGCAAGTACTCCGATAAAAGTTAGACTCGTCGATTCGATCGACACCGATGTACATGTGACCGGCTCAGCCTTCCGCGCTGAATTAATTGATGCCATCGTTGTGAATGGACAAACTCTGTTTACAAGCGGCACCATGGCGAGAGGGATATTGAACAATATGGTAGAATCCGGTCATCTCAAGACTCCGGCTGAATTAAGCTTCAGCATAACAGCCATCCAGGATGCCAATGAACACTGGATCGATGTCGGTACAATTATGATAACGGAAACAAAAGGGTCACATACCAACAGAGAGGTCGCCATGATTGGCGGTGGAGCCATAGTAGGCGGAATTATCGGTAAGATAATTAATAAGGATGGCAGCACCGAAATCGGCGCCGCTGCGGGTGCCGCTGCCGGCACAGGTTTAGCTGCCGCAACCGGCAAGCAGGACATCTTCTATGGGGTTGGCAGTGAGATAACATTTTACTCGAGTCAAGCAATGCAGATTGCACTGTAATAACGGATACAGGTACTAACATGAAGTAAAAAGCCAATTGGGTTAATTTCAAAATTTCAATTCGAAAGGATTACAAATGTCTAAAATTATTTTTTCTTCACTTCTATTCATCCTGCTTTGCGGCCTGACGGCTACTGCGGGTCAACGCTCTGCCGGATTCCACGGTATTGGACCGCGAGTGGGGCTTACGATGAACCCTGATCAGGTACATTTTGGCGGCCACATTGACTTCGGTGATCTTGCTCCGAATTTGATGATGTTGGCTAATTTGGAAATCGGAATTGGCGATGACTTGACAATGGTTGCTCCATCGTTTGAGCTGGACTACCGATTTCGTGAAGACTGGGGCGCCTGGACGCCATATCTGGGCGGAGGCGTTGGACCTTTATTCTACTCATTTGAGCACGGAGACAATTCATCGGATTTCGGCGCGTATTTGCAGTTTGGTATCGGCAAGGGGTCCGCAGGCAACCAATCCGGGCATTTCTTTATTGAGGGCAAACTTGGCCTTGGAGACGCCCCCGATTTTAAAGCCACGGTTGGTTGGACTTTCGGGAAGTAGATATTGAATCGTAAATCAAAAAAACAATAATTGGATCGCTGCTGCCTATCGCTATGATGCATGGTCGGCAGCATTTCCAAATCAGACAGAAAGGAGATTCCCATGCTTTGGACAATTGCCATGATAATGTTGATCCTATGGGCTCTTGGCCTGTTAACAGGCTATACGCTGGGTGGTCTTGTTCACGTTCTGATAGTCATTGCCATTATTGCAGTAATTTTCAGATTAATTTCCGGCCGACGGGCAATATAACGCGGCCTTTATCAAACAAGGAGCATTTATGAAGATAATGACCATAATCGGTATAATTCTAATCGCACTCGGAGTGATTGGGTTAATCTATGGAGGGATATCCTACACTTCCAGCAGAAATGCAATCAACGTGGGAGATATGCATCTCCAAGTCAATGAAACCAAACAGATCCCATTTTCACCGATCGCCGGGGCTCTGGCTGTGTTTGCCGGGGTAATACTGATAGTCTTTGATCGGCGCTGGCAAACCCGCGGTAAAGCGGCATAAGTGCACTCCTTGAAGAGTTTTGCCAATATACAAAAACATAAAAGGATTACTAATATGATCATAAAGAAATTATTCCGGAACCTGTTTCTGATTTGCCTCATCTTGATAGCGGGTTGCTCAAATTCACCTACATCACCTTCAGGGCAGGGACAGATTAGGCTAATATTAGTTGATTCCCCCGCTGGTTTTGATCAAGTAAATATTGTCGTGAAAAAAGTTGAGGTCCATGGCGCCAACTCAGATGTGTCATCCGGCTGGATGACAGTGAACGACACAATTGCCGTTTATGACCTGTTGACATTAACCAATGGCGTTAATAGTATCCTTGGCGATAAAATGCTGCCGGCCGGAAAATACACACAGATTCGACTCAGCATAGGATCGGGAAGCAATGTCGTTATCGACGGCGTGACATATGCACTGGATATATCCAGCGCCACCGGTCTTAAGCTGAACCATAACTTCGATATTGAGGAGGGTAAACTTTATTTGCTGACTCTTGATTTCGATGCTGCCAGGTCAATTAAACCGACAAACAACGGTCAGTATAGGCTTCATCCGGTGATAAGGGTTGTGGCCAATGTCGTCTCAGGAAGTATTTCCGGAATCATCAGTCCCGCCTCGATTCGCAGTATGATTACTACGACGGTTAATGCTGTTGATACCGTTTCAACGGTGAGCGATGCGGCCAATGGATCGTTCAAACTTGTTGCCCTTCCGGAAGGAACCTATGATGTCACAATTGCGCCTCTTGATACGGCCTATCCCGACACGATAATTACAGGTGTGCAAGTTGTGGCACAGGAGGATAATAATATAGGGATTGTCATATTATCCGTAACGCCTTAGGAGGATTATGAAAATCTTAAGAATACAATCGACAGGAGTGGTTCACCATTTTATTGCCTTGACCTCTACCTGGTTCGCTCTGATTGCGCTGATGGTATGTTTAGGTATAACAGGCTGTGCCGCTAATCTCGCTACGGGCGAAAGGCACCTCAATTTGATTAGCGAATCACAGGAAATAGCAATGGGCCAGCAGGCGGATTCTCAGATTGTTGCCAGCCTCGGGCTCTACCCCGATACAGCCTTGCAACGTTATGTGCAAGAGCTGGGCGCGGCACTTGCCAAAACTTCTGAACGCCCTAATCTCCCCTGGACTTTTCGCGTGGTCGATGACCCGGTAGT is a genomic window of Candidatus Zixiibacteriota bacterium containing:
- a CDS encoding LapA family protein, coding for MKIRTLLMVIVLFAIAAFVALNWSAITMSTTISLGVATIQAPLGFLMLALLVLFTVLFLVFVIYSKTSGFFKERHHSREMQATQELADNAETSRFTELRKLLNSELKKQADLYSETTATVLAKLEQLDSDLRSAIKA
- a CDS encoding coiled coil domain-containing protein, with translation MNQKEAYEQKLQTQLDEFSAEIDRLKTRADKAEEPWHHKQIEVLQEKHKMAKEKLNELKESSDDAWEDMKEGISSAWDSVSVALKSAAKRF
- a CDS encoding OmpA family protein; protein product: MNKIMVIMTVLAILMISSAFAGDEKVKALMFHEADSIIAVSNEVQADLLAPKSTKKAMELYSEASSDYDKGKDIKGIKEKLKESMKYFGRSIDAVDMANVTFKNVLTLRTNALSSESQKNAGELWQKAEKKFKEAAIKLEEGDVNDAQKKAAEAGDIYRQAELVAIKTNYLDNTRSLLTKAEDSDVKDKAPVTLKKAKDLMSRAETSLNKDRYDTDEPRGLALGAQYEAKHALYLNKTIRQIEKDDKKLEDLYLSFEDYLRQIALNLDLSVEFDEGFANPTNLIIAQTKSLQDSALIIEQTLADRDMDMLTMTARITELEDQLGDAGKERTTLTDQLEQRSKIRDMFLDIERRFQPEQAIVLRHGDDILIRLVGLNFASGKSEIEPKNFALLTIVRDAINIFPDYALHIQGYTDSYGGDITNLELSQNRADAIRDYLLANMTSVNSGDIDAVGYGETLPIANNETPEGRAKNRRVDLVIEPIF
- a CDS encoding lmo0937 family membrane protein: MLWTIAMIMLILWALGLLTGYTLGGLVHVLIVIAIIAVIFRLISGRRAI
- a CDS encoding DUF4382 domain-containing protein — protein: MIIKKLFRNLFLICLILIAGCSNSPTSPSGQGQIRLILVDSPAGFDQVNIVVKKVEVHGANSDVSSGWMTVNDTIAVYDLLTLTNGVNSILGDKMLPAGKYTQIRLSIGSGSNVVIDGVTYALDISSATGLKLNHNFDIEEGKLYLLTLDFDAARSIKPTNNGQYRLHPVIRVVANVVSGSISGIISPASIRSMITTTVNAVDTVSTVSDAANGSFKLVALPEGTYDVTIAPLDTAYPDTIITGVQVVAQEDNNIGIVILSVTP